Proteins co-encoded in one Ralstonia sp. RRA genomic window:
- the murC gene encoding UDP-N-acetylmuramate--L-alanine ligase: MKHIVKNIHFVGIGGAGMSGIAEVLLNLGYRVTGSDLGTSAATQRLASLGATVMQGHAPEHVIGANAVVVSTAVRGDNPEVLAARAKRIPIVPRAVMLAELMRLKQGIAIAGTHGKTTTTSLVASVLAEGGLDPTFVIGGRLNSAGANARLGTGDFIVAEADESDASFLNLFPVIEVITNIDADHMETYGHDFSRLKQAFIEFTQRLPFYGIAVLCVDDPNVREILPFVSKPVVRYGFAEDAQVRAVNTRAVDGRMEFTVIRQLNGHAEPPLSITLNLPGLHNVQNALAAIAIATELEVPDEAIVKALAEFNGVGRRFQRYGEVPTADGKGRFTLIDDYGHHPVEMAATLAAARGAFPDRRLVLAFQPHRYTRTRDCFEDFVKVLGTVDALLLAEVYAAGEPPIVAADGRALTRALRVANKIEPVFVEQIEDMPQAILDAAQDNDVVITMGAGTIGQVPGQVVARQAEVRASNVVDLNGGAAA; encoded by the coding sequence ATGAAGCACATCGTTAAGAACATCCATTTCGTGGGCATCGGCGGCGCCGGCATGAGCGGCATCGCCGAGGTGCTGCTGAATCTGGGCTACCGCGTGACGGGCTCGGACTTGGGAACGAGCGCGGCGACGCAGCGCCTCGCCTCGCTGGGCGCGACCGTCATGCAGGGCCATGCGCCGGAACATGTGATCGGCGCCAACGCGGTGGTGGTCTCCACCGCCGTGCGCGGTGACAACCCGGAAGTGCTGGCCGCGCGCGCCAAGCGCATCCCCATCGTGCCGCGCGCGGTGATGCTGGCCGAGCTGATGCGCCTCAAGCAGGGCATCGCCATTGCCGGCACGCACGGCAAGACGACGACCACCAGCCTGGTCGCCTCTGTACTGGCCGAAGGCGGCCTGGACCCGACCTTCGTGATCGGTGGTCGCCTGAACTCCGCTGGCGCCAACGCGCGGCTGGGCACGGGCGACTTCATCGTCGCCGAGGCGGACGAGTCCGACGCGTCGTTCCTTAACCTGTTCCCCGTGATCGAAGTCATCACCAACATCGATGCCGATCACATGGAGACCTACGGGCACGATTTCTCGCGCCTGAAGCAGGCCTTCATCGAGTTCACGCAGCGCCTGCCGTTCTACGGCATTGCCGTGTTGTGCGTGGATGACCCGAACGTGCGCGAGATCCTGCCGTTCGTGTCCAAGCCAGTGGTGCGCTATGGCTTTGCCGAAGATGCGCAGGTGCGCGCCGTCAATACTCGCGCCGTGGATGGCCGCATGGAATTCACCGTCATCCGTCAGCTCAACGGCCACGCCGAGCCGCCGCTGTCGATCACGTTGAACCTGCCGGGCCTGCACAACGTGCAGAACGCGCTGGCCGCCATCGCCATCGCCACCGAGCTGGAAGTGCCGGACGAGGCCATCGTCAAGGCGCTGGCCGAATTCAACGGCGTGGGCCGCCGCTTCCAGCGCTACGGTGAAGTGCCGACCGCCGACGGCAAGGGCCGCTTCACGCTCATCGACGACTACGGCCACCACCCGGTCGAGATGGCCGCCACGCTGGCTGCCGCCCGTGGTGCATTCCCGGATCGCCGCCTCGTGCTGGCCTTCCAGCCGCACCGCTACACCCGCACGCGCGATTGCTTTGAAGATTTCGTGAAGGTGCTCGGCACCGTCGACGCACTGCTGCTGGCCGAGGTGTACGCCGCAGGCGAACCGCCCATCGTGGCGGCCGACGGTCGTGCGCTCACCCGCGCGCTGCGCGTGGCCAACAAGATCGAGCCGGTGTTCGTGGAACAGATTGAAGACATGCCGCAAGCCATTCTGGATGCGGCGCAGGACAACGACGTGGTCATCACCATGGGTGCAGGGACGATCGGGCAAGTGCCGGGCCAGGTGGTTGCGCGGCAGGCCGAGGTACGTGCCTCGAATGTGGTCGATCTGAATGGAGGCGCGGCAGCATGA